In Pseudomonadota bacterium, a genomic segment contains:
- a CDS encoding flavodoxin domain-containing protein, translating to MTKQIKILIGTMTGNAQSVAKELELRFDGEGIQVDTVDMDKLTTDIFDPDSIYLICTSTYGQGDVPDNARGLIAALKESKPNLQNIRYGLIALGDRTYAETFCFGGKHFDDVLRQCGAERIGDILMHDASSGTMPEEEAADWSEGWLKLCDLVFSDD from the coding sequence ATGACGAAGCAGATCAAGATCCTGATTGGCACCATGACCGGTAACGCTCAGTCAGTAGCAAAGGAATTAGAGTTGAGATTTGACGGTGAGGGGATTCAAGTCGATACGGTAGACATGGATAAGCTGACTACCGATATCTTTGATCCGGATAGCATCTATTTGATTTGCACATCGACTTATGGACAAGGCGATGTGCCTGACAATGCTAGGGGCCTTATAGCTGCACTTAAAGAATCGAAACCAAATTTGCAAAATATACGCTACGGCTTGATTGCTCTCGGTGATCGAACTTATGCGGAAACATTTTGTTTCGGCGGTAAGCACTTTGATGATGTCTTGCGTCAGTGCGGGGCTGAGCGAATCGGGGATATACTGATGCACGACGCCAGCTCTGGCACAATGCCGGAAGAGGAAGCGGCTGATTGGTCCGAGGGATGGCTGAAATTATGTGATCTTGTTTTTTCAGATGATTGA
- a CDS encoding ABC transporter substrate-binding protein: MSIINRREFMAGASALAGLSFLSLAGCNKTDNAIRVGFMLPYTGTFAELGMAIENGFRLALAELGDKPYGKSIEFFTVDDESDPAKATDYANKIMTRDNVDVVIGTVHSGVAMGMIKVAKETGTLVIIPNAGANAATGSMCAPNVFRTSFSNWQPTHPLGRVMVENGHKKSVFVTWKYGAGEEALASFREGFEAAGGEVIKELFCPFPDVEFQAILTEIASLKPDAVACFFAGGGAVKFVKDYTAAGLKSSIPLYGSGFLTEGVLDAQGEAAEGITTTLHYADGLKNVKNLAFREAYRTAYNQEADVYAVQGYDAGLLLIKALQETSGDLSLKTQAIKAMEGAEIDSPRGRWKMSKSHNPIQNFYTLRVENGINTVIGTAWESLEDPGVGCSL, from the coding sequence ATGTCAATCATTAATCGTCGTGAATTTATGGCTGGAGCTTCGGCTTTAGCTGGCTTATCTTTTTTGTCATTAGCTGGATGTAACAAGACTGATAACGCTATTCGCGTGGGATTCATGCTTCCGTATACAGGGACATTTGCAGAGCTTGGGATGGCCATTGAAAATGGATTTAGGCTGGCTTTGGCTGAATTGGGGGATAAACCATACGGAAAATCTATCGAATTTTTCACCGTCGATGATGAATCAGATCCCGCAAAGGCGACCGATTATGCGAACAAGATTATGACGCGGGATAATGTCGACGTAGTCATTGGTACCGTACATTCAGGTGTCGCTATGGGAATGATCAAAGTAGCGAAGGAAACAGGAACTTTAGTGATCATTCCGAATGCTGGAGCGAACGCGGCTACGGGTTCGATGTGTGCACCTAATGTATTTCGTACCTCATTCTCTAATTGGCAACCTACTCACCCTTTGGGAAGAGTCATGGTTGAAAATGGACACAAAAAATCGGTTTTTGTGACTTGGAAGTACGGTGCAGGGGAAGAGGCATTAGCGTCATTTCGAGAGGGATTCGAAGCTGCGGGCGGTGAGGTCATTAAAGAATTATTCTGTCCCTTTCCTGACGTTGAGTTCCAAGCGATTCTTACCGAAATAGCTTCTCTAAAACCTGATGCGGTTGCTTGTTTCTTCGCTGGCGGTGGAGCTGTCAAGTTTGTTAAGGATTACACAGCAGCAGGACTCAAGTCTTCAATCCCGCTGTACGGATCAGGTTTCCTGACAGAGGGGGTGCTTGATGCTCAGGGGGAGGCTGCTGAGGGTATTACAACAACGCTTCACTATGCTGATGGACTTAAAAATGTTAAGAATCTCGCGTTCCGAGAGGCTTACCGAACAGCATACAATCAAGAGGCTGACGTTTATGCGGTTCAGGGCTATGACGCTGGTCTTTTGTTGATCAAGGCTCTTCAGGAAACATCCGGTGATTTATCTCTAAAGACCCAGGCAATTAAGGCTATGGAGGGTGCGGAGATTGACAGCCCACGTGGGCGTTGGAAAATGTCGAAGTCCCACAATCCCATACAAAATTTTTATACTTTGAGGGTGGAAAATGGTATCAATACTGTGATTGGTACGGCATGGGAGAGTTTAGAAGATCCTGGTGTCGGTTGTAGTCTCTAA
- the boxB gene encoding benzoyl-CoA 2,3-epoxidase subunit BoxB has product MMDINYSEKIPNNVNLTTDRKLQRALEHWQPHFLKWWDEQGPKDFQSNDVYLRTAVGVDAKGWASYGHVKMPDYRWGIFLADQIPDRKIGFGDHFGEPVWQQVPGELRSQFRRIIVTQGDTEPASVEQQRLLGLTCPSLYDLRNLFQVNVEEGRHLWAMVYLLHCYFGRDGREEAEELLARHSGDIDNPRILGTFNEPITDWLSFFMFTYFTDRDGKFQLKSLSESGFDPLARTCRFMLTEEAHHMFVGETGVGRVVRRTLEVMNEIGTDESTAIREQGAVDLDTIQKYLNFWFTSSLDLFGSEISSNAATSFANGIKGRPDESRFEDHLCLDSIYDIDTPDGIEKVSLRNAMNEVTREAYVKDCEIGIKRWNMMIKRANFDVTLSLPSTRFHRTIGSWTNQTTDPLGHVITQPEYDKGIPTWLPTEEDRGFIRSLMQRVTEPGKMAGWIAPPDRGINNNPVEYEYVRLK; this is encoded by the coding sequence ATCATGGACATTAACTACAGTGAAAAAATTCCAAATAACGTAAATCTCACGACGGACAGAAAACTTCAAAGAGCGCTTGAACACTGGCAGCCACACTTCCTTAAGTGGTGGGACGAACAAGGCCCAAAGGATTTTCAGTCAAACGATGTTTATTTACGAACCGCCGTAGGCGTTGACGCAAAAGGATGGGCGAGCTACGGACACGTAAAGATGCCTGATTATCGCTGGGGAATATTTCTTGCCGACCAAATCCCTGATAGAAAAATTGGCTTTGGCGATCACTTCGGAGAGCCTGTTTGGCAACAAGTTCCCGGGGAATTGCGGTCTCAATTTCGTCGAATTATCGTCACCCAAGGGGACACCGAGCCAGCTTCAGTAGAACAACAAAGATTACTAGGGCTTACCTGCCCCTCACTCTATGACCTAAGAAATCTATTCCAGGTCAATGTTGAAGAAGGTCGCCATTTATGGGCAATGGTTTATCTCCTTCATTGCTACTTTGGCCGAGATGGCAGAGAAGAGGCTGAAGAGCTTCTCGCAAGACACTCTGGAGATATTGACAACCCACGGATTTTGGGAACATTCAACGAACCAATTACTGATTGGTTATCCTTTTTTATGTTTACCTATTTCACCGACCGAGATGGTAAGTTCCAACTCAAAAGCCTTAGCGAATCAGGCTTTGACCCTCTTGCGAGAACTTGTCGATTCATGCTTACTGAAGAAGCCCATCACATGTTCGTTGGTGAAACTGGAGTAGGCCGTGTAGTCAGGCGCACCCTTGAGGTAATGAATGAAATTGGGACAGACGAATCAACCGCTATTCGAGAACAAGGTGCCGTTGACCTCGATACAATTCAAAAATATTTAAACTTTTGGTTTACCTCATCACTTGATCTTTTTGGCTCTGAGATATCTTCTAACGCGGCGACTTCCTTCGCAAATGGGATCAAAGGACGACCTGATGAAAGCCGATTCGAAGATCACCTGTGTCTTGATTCAATCTACGACATTGATACACCTGATGGAATCGAGAAAGTCAGCCTCCGAAATGCGATGAATGAGGTGACCCGTGAAGCTTACGTCAAAGATTGTGAAATCGGTATTAAACGTTGGAACATGATGATTAAAAGAGCCAATTTTGACGTGACCTTGTCGCTACCCAGCACTCGATTCCACAGAACAATTGGAAGCTGGACCAATCAAACAACCGACCCTCTCGGACATGTGATCACTCAACCAGAATACGATAAAGGAATTCCAACCTGGTTACCGACTGAAGAAGACCGAGGCTTTATTCGCAGCTTAATGCAACGCGTCACTGAACCGGGGAAAATGGCCGGTTGGATAGCACCGCCCGATAGGGGAATTAATAACAATCCAGTTGAATATGAATATGTTCGCCTTAAGTAA
- a CDS encoding benzoate-CoA ligase family protein, whose translation MPRLFNAAHDLLERNIVEGRAAKIAYIDDGGRYTFAELCVRANQSANALQKLGLEMEDRVMVVHSDTIDFPSVFLGAIKAGIIPVAVNTLLTPEDYEFMMEDSRAKALIVTSSLLEKLGSAITKSKYLQHVIVSGELNSEYHHLQSLQSQASKDCEPARTSCDDVCFWLYSSGSTGKPKGTVHIHSSLAYTAELYAKPILGIKEDDIVFSAAKLFFAYGLGNGLTFPLSVGATTILMSERPTPDSVFKRIKDHQPTIFYGVPTLFGAMLASDDLPSRDEVSVRIATSAGEALPPQIGERWTSHFSSEILDGIGSTEMLHIFLSNRPGEVRYGTTGKPVPGYEIRLVGEDGRDVPIGELGELQIKGPSAANLYWNQRQKSRETFCGEWTRAGDKYSCDEQGFYTYGGRSDDMLKVSGLYVSPFEVEAVLMSHPAVLEAAVVGDEDEDKLTKPRAFVVLTSGSDASQSLVDELKDYVKSKLASFKYPRWIEFVEVLPKTATGKIQRFKLRQKNT comes from the coding sequence ATGCCTCGACTGTTCAATGCGGCGCACGATTTGTTAGAGAGAAATATCGTAGAGGGGCGAGCGGCAAAAATTGCATACATTGACGATGGTGGACGCTACACATTTGCAGAACTGTGTGTACGTGCAAATCAGTCAGCGAACGCGTTACAAAAACTAGGCTTGGAGATGGAGGATCGAGTGATGGTTGTGCACTCTGACACCATCGATTTCCCATCAGTATTTCTCGGCGCTATAAAAGCAGGAATCATTCCTGTTGCTGTCAATACGCTACTGACTCCGGAAGATTACGAATTCATGATGGAGGATAGCCGGGCGAAGGCACTGATTGTGACCTCATCGTTATTGGAAAAGTTGGGTAGCGCAATTACGAAGTCTAAATATCTGCAACACGTTATTGTTTCAGGAGAGCTCAACTCAGAATATCATCACTTGCAAAGTCTTCAAAGCCAAGCTAGCAAAGATTGCGAGCCTGCACGCACCTCATGCGATGATGTTTGTTTTTGGCTTTATTCATCTGGCTCAACTGGTAAGCCTAAAGGAACAGTCCATATTCATTCGAGTCTGGCTTACACGGCGGAACTCTATGCCAAACCAATTTTAGGGATAAAGGAAGACGATATCGTTTTTTCTGCTGCCAAATTATTCTTTGCTTACGGGCTGGGTAATGGATTGACATTCCCGCTCTCTGTAGGGGCGACAACGATTTTAATGTCAGAGAGGCCAACACCTGATTCCGTGTTTAAAAGAATTAAAGATCATCAACCCACAATATTTTATGGGGTCCCAACGTTATTTGGAGCCATGTTAGCTAGTGATGACTTGCCCAGTAGGGACGAAGTTTCAGTTCGCATAGCGACCTCGGCTGGTGAGGCGCTTCCTCCACAAATTGGAGAACGTTGGACGTCTCATTTTAGCAGCGAAATATTAGATGGAATTGGATCAACTGAAATGTTGCATATCTTTTTATCAAATCGACCAGGAGAGGTGCGATACGGGACCACTGGCAAACCCGTCCCAGGCTATGAGATACGGTTGGTGGGCGAAGATGGTCGAGACGTTCCTATAGGGGAGCTAGGGGAGCTTCAAATTAAGGGTCCTTCAGCAGCAAATTTATATTGGAATCAAAGGCAGAAGTCTAGAGAGACCTTCTGTGGTGAGTGGACTCGAGCGGGAGATAAGTATAGTTGTGATGAGCAAGGGTTTTATACTTACGGTGGACGATCAGACGATATGCTTAAGGTGAGCGGATTGTATGTTTCCCCCTTTGAGGTTGAGGCGGTTTTAATGTCCCACCCTGCTGTGCTCGAAGCGGCAGTTGTCGGTGACGAAGACGAAGATAAGCTTACTAAACCGCGAGCTTTTGTTGTATTGACCAGTGGTTCAGATGCCAGCCAATCACTGGTTGATGAATTGAAAGATTATGTGAAATCTAAGCTTGCTTCATTCAAGTATCCGAGGTGGATTGAGTTCGTTGAAGTGCTACCAAAGACTGCGACTGGTAAAATTCAACGGTTCAAGTTACGTCAAAAAAACACATGA
- a CDS encoding helix-turn-helix transcriptional regulator, protein MLKTAHPNEISSKSADPQPSRESMNTEFLRSVGSRLKKLRKEKKITRKLVSEKSGVSERYLALLESGQGNVSIALLRQVAQSLDVEPETLISNSAPINAESRLLLGLLAGLSSSDRLRFKDQLLGELRNSPASRSYRIALIGLRGAGKTTVGQRLSAILGIPFVEIDREIEKLVNAPLSEIFITYGQEGYRNLEKTCLENVLSNGDNCIISTGGSIVQEQPTYDLLLATCYTVWLKASPREHMDRVVAQGDLRPIAGNSRAMEQLKDILAKRQSSYEKADVTLATDGKAPHVIASQILADRTLRKLIQHTH, encoded by the coding sequence ATGCTTAAAACAGCGCATCCTAATGAAATCAGTAGTAAATCAGCCGATCCACAACCCTCTCGAGAATCAATGAACACTGAATTTCTACGATCAGTCGGTTCGAGACTAAAAAAGCTTAGAAAAGAAAAGAAAATAACCAGAAAGCTCGTATCGGAGAAATCCGGCGTGTCGGAACGATATCTTGCGCTGCTCGAATCGGGCCAAGGGAATGTGTCCATTGCTCTGCTACGGCAAGTAGCGCAATCCCTTGATGTCGAGCCAGAGACTCTCATATCAAATTCGGCACCGATTAACGCCGAGTCACGACTCTTGCTGGGACTGTTAGCCGGCCTATCGAGTAGTGACCGACTTAGATTTAAAGATCAATTACTAGGAGAGCTTCGCAATTCTCCGGCAAGCCGAAGTTACCGCATTGCTCTAATCGGCCTGCGGGGAGCTGGCAAAACTACGGTGGGACAGAGACTGTCCGCGATCTTAGGCATTCCTTTTGTTGAGATTGATCGGGAAATAGAGAAACTAGTTAATGCTCCACTATCAGAAATTTTTATTACCTATGGCCAAGAAGGCTATCGAAATTTAGAAAAAACGTGCCTTGAAAATGTACTGAGTAATGGGGATAACTGCATCATTTCTACTGGCGGTAGTATTGTACAAGAGCAGCCTACTTATGACTTACTTCTGGCAACTTGTTACACAGTGTGGCTTAAAGCTTCCCCCAGAGAACACATGGATCGAGTCGTGGCTCAAGGTGACTTACGGCCAATCGCTGGTAACAGTAGAGCGATGGAGCAACTTAAAGATATTCTTGCCAAACGACAATCCAGCTATGAAAAAGCGGATGTGACATTGGCGACTGACGGGAAAGCCCCTCACGTCATTGCAAGCCAAATCTTAGCGGATCGAACCCTTCGAAAATTAATACAACATACGCACTGA
- a CDS encoding branched-chain amino acid ABC transporter permease, which translates to MDAATLLIQTMNGIQYGLLLFLVASGLTLIFGIMGVINIAHGSFYMIGAYLAWSLTGWVGNFWIGLVAGVAVALLLGLVLEWLFIRFLYDRDHLQQVLVTYGLILIFSELRSMIWGDSVHSVPIPELLNGSIQLTENLSYPIYRLWLSCVCIVIAILMFFGIQYTRLGMMIRAGESDREMTKALGINIGLVYRFIFALGVSLAAFSGMISAPISSVFPGMGNQVLIVSFVVVVIGGLGSIKGAMIAALLVGLIDTFGKVIHLDIFGVNIFPEMSGMSIFALMALILMLRPKGLFGREH; encoded by the coding sequence ATGGATGCGGCCACACTTCTCATACAGACCATGAATGGTATTCAATACGGCCTACTTTTATTTTTGGTGGCCAGTGGTTTGACGTTGATATTTGGCATTATGGGTGTAATCAATATTGCTCATGGTAGTTTTTACATGATTGGGGCTTATCTAGCCTGGTCATTAACGGGGTGGGTTGGAAATTTTTGGATTGGCCTTGTCGCTGGGGTCGCGGTCGCATTACTGCTCGGGTTGGTTTTAGAGTGGTTGTTTATAAGGTTTTTGTACGACCGGGACCATCTACAGCAAGTACTAGTTACGTATGGGTTAATACTTATTTTTTCTGAGTTGAGAAGCATGATCTGGGGAGATAGTGTGCATAGCGTTCCTATTCCGGAACTCTTGAATGGATCAATACAATTAACGGAAAATTTATCTTATCCGATCTATCGTCTTTGGTTGTCTTGTGTGTGTATTGTTATCGCGATACTGATGTTTTTCGGGATACAATATACGCGATTGGGAATGATGATTCGCGCTGGCGAATCAGATAGAGAAATGACAAAAGCTCTAGGCATAAATATTGGGTTGGTCTACCGATTTATATTTGCTTTAGGCGTGTCGCTAGCCGCTTTTTCGGGGATGATATCTGCTCCGATTTCGTCAGTATTTCCAGGGATGGGTAATCAAGTACTGATTGTTAGTTTTGTGGTCGTCGTCATAGGTGGTTTAGGCTCGATCAAGGGGGCAATGATTGCAGCTTTATTGGTTGGATTGATTGATACCTTTGGGAAAGTTATTCATTTGGATATTTTTGGAGTGAACATTTTTCCAGAGATGTCGGGAATGAGTATTTTCGCATTGATGGCGTTGATACTGATGTTACGTCCTAAAGGCCTATTCGGCAGGGAGCATTGA
- the boxC gene encoding 2,3-epoxybenzoyl-CoA dihydrolase encodes MTAQPSHQETESSQAQTVFFDTHPTLYRHWSLSVSESTATLHMDVNEDAGLKPGYKLKLNSYDLGVDIELYDAINRIRFEHPNVKCVVITSAKEKMFCSGANIYMLGQSTYSWKVNFCKFTNETRNGIEDSSRYDGLKFIASINGTVAGGGYELALACDKLLMIDDRSSSVSLPEVPLLGVLPGTGGLTRVIDKRKVRRDLADVFCSTTEGVRADRAQAWGLVDVIAKPNDFSAVEKNIVKELSSKSSRPEGATGVGLTQLKRTIDSAGMHYSTVDIAINRSARTATIVINVPSTITGESLESIHQQGCDWWPLTFARELDDGILLLRTNELEIGTWIFRTVGNCSDVLKMDAIILEYQEDWFVKETIGYLRRTLARLDVSSRTMFALIGEGSCFAGTLFEIALAADRIFMLSETEDGEHPTIGLSKLNFGSFPMINHLSRLQNRFYGHDHQLQEVTSLEGKLLDAEEALNIGLVTYTPDDIDWDDELRLAIEERNSLSPDALTGMEANLRFSGPETMETRIFTRLSAWQNWIFIRPNAVGDQGALKLYGSGKKPDFNWQRI; translated from the coding sequence ATGACTGCCCAACCTTCACATCAAGAAACAGAATCGAGCCAAGCTCAGACGGTTTTTTTTGATACTCATCCAACACTCTACAGGCATTGGTCTCTCTCCGTCAGTGAAAGTACTGCGACACTGCATATGGACGTGAATGAAGATGCCGGCCTGAAGCCCGGCTACAAACTGAAACTCAACTCATACGATCTCGGCGTTGACATCGAACTCTATGACGCCATCAACAGAATCAGATTTGAACACCCCAATGTCAAATGCGTTGTGATTACATCAGCAAAAGAAAAAATGTTTTGTTCTGGCGCTAATATTTATATGCTCGGACAGTCAACGTACTCTTGGAAAGTTAACTTTTGTAAATTCACCAATGAAACCAGAAATGGTATCGAAGACTCGAGCCGGTACGACGGCTTAAAATTTATTGCCTCAATTAACGGCACTGTTGCCGGCGGAGGCTATGAACTCGCGCTTGCCTGCGACAAACTCCTCATGATCGACGATCGATCCTCCAGTGTAAGCCTCCCAGAGGTGCCCCTTCTAGGTGTCCTACCAGGAACCGGAGGACTTACTCGCGTTATCGATAAAAGAAAGGTCCGGAGAGATTTAGCCGATGTGTTTTGCTCCACAACTGAAGGAGTCAGAGCAGACCGTGCGCAGGCATGGGGTCTTGTAGACGTAATTGCCAAACCAAATGACTTTAGTGCAGTTGAAAAAAATATCGTCAAAGAACTGTCCTCAAAAAGCTCGCGCCCAGAAGGGGCGACCGGCGTAGGTCTAACACAACTAAAACGAACAATAGATAGTGCAGGCATGCACTACTCAACTGTAGACATCGCTATTAATCGCTCGGCTCGAACTGCAACAATCGTAATCAACGTGCCATCAACGATAACGGGAGAGAGTCTAGAATCCATTCACCAACAAGGGTGCGATTGGTGGCCATTAACATTCGCTCGAGAGTTAGATGACGGGATTTTGCTATTGCGAACCAATGAACTTGAGATTGGCACCTGGATATTTCGAACGGTTGGAAATTGTAGCGACGTCCTCAAAATGGATGCCATCATCTTAGAGTATCAAGAAGATTGGTTCGTGAAGGAAACAATCGGATATTTACGCAGAACTTTAGCGCGCCTAGATGTTTCCTCAAGAACGATGTTTGCGCTCATCGGCGAAGGCTCATGCTTTGCGGGAACACTTTTTGAAATTGCTCTCGCTGCAGACAGAATTTTTATGCTTTCAGAGACGGAGGACGGAGAGCACCCTACCATCGGTCTATCGAAATTAAATTTTGGCAGCTTTCCAATGATCAATCATCTATCTCGATTACAAAACCGATTTTATGGTCATGATCATCAACTTCAAGAAGTGACATCCCTTGAGGGCAAGTTATTAGACGCGGAAGAGGCGCTCAACATCGGGCTCGTAACATATACTCCCGATGATATAGATTGGGATGACGAGCTACGCCTCGCGATAGAAGAACGTAACAGCTTATCGCCAGACGCCCTAACAGGGATGGAAGCGAATCTCAGATTTTCTGGGCCTGAAACGATGGAAACGCGCATCTTTACCAGATTATCTGCTTGGCAAAATTGGATATTCATAAGGCCTAATGCGGTTGGAGACCAGGGAGCCCTTAAGTTATACGGAAGCGGAAAAAAACCAGACTTCAACTGGCAAAGAATTTAA
- a CDS encoding branched-chain amino acid ABC transporter permease: MNAVFRNALLLVLLLMLILIPVFGERFYVQFASKILIMIIFVSSLNLLVGFTGLVSLGHAAFFGSSGYVLAILSPIGTSVNLFVALLASMLCVGVLGIVFGALVLRTKGIFFIMSTLALGEMLFYFLHDTAFAGGSDGIFIYDRPSFDLFGWWQLDLSNASHFYYLALILVCLVLMLIKRIMNSPFGRVISGIRVNEHRTEALGYQTYKFKLVCFVIASMIAAISGFLAAVQFGVVNPEMVGWHASGHALMMVILGGKGSILGPVLGTTTLMLIEEIFQAATKHWQLLTGIVVVLVALFFPNGLAGLKFPKKRLKT; encoded by the coding sequence TTGAACGCTGTATTTAGAAATGCTCTTTTGTTGGTACTGCTCCTAATGCTAATCTTGATTCCCGTCTTCGGAGAACGTTTTTACGTTCAATTCGCTTCGAAGATTTTAATCATGATTATATTCGTGAGTAGTCTTAATTTATTAGTTGGTTTCACTGGATTAGTGAGCTTAGGACACGCTGCATTTTTCGGTTCTTCTGGCTACGTTCTTGCTATTTTGAGCCCCATCGGGACATCAGTGAATTTATTTGTAGCACTTCTGGCTAGTATGCTGTGTGTAGGTGTTCTGGGTATTGTATTTGGAGCCTTAGTATTGCGTACAAAAGGCATATTTTTCATCATGTCTACGTTAGCTCTTGGTGAGATGCTGTTTTATTTCTTACACGATACAGCTTTTGCAGGTGGTTCGGATGGTATCTTCATTTACGACCGACCGAGTTTTGATCTGTTTGGTTGGTGGCAACTCGATTTATCTAATGCGAGCCATTTTTATTATCTGGCGTTGATACTGGTATGTTTGGTTTTAATGTTGATCAAGAGAATTATGAATTCACCATTTGGCCGAGTTATCTCTGGAATTCGTGTTAATGAACATAGAACTGAAGCTCTTGGATATCAAACCTATAAATTCAAGTTGGTGTGTTTTGTCATTGCGAGCATGATTGCGGCTATCAGTGGATTTTTAGCTGCGGTTCAGTTCGGTGTTGTTAACCCAGAAATGGTTGGGTGGCATGCGTCAGGGCACGCTCTTATGATGGTTATTCTTGGTGGTAAAGGATCGATATTAGGGCCTGTGCTCGGCACGACAACACTTATGCTTATTGAGGAAATCTTTCAGGCCGCAACCAAGCATTGGCAACTACTGACGGGAATCGTAGTGGTTTTGGTCGCCTTGTTTTTTCCGAATGGGTTAGCTGGATTGAAGTTTCCCAAAAAGAGACTTAAAACATGA